GTAAAAGAGAATCATGTTGTTGTACTTCAGACATCAATCGTTGCATAATACCTTTGATTTCTTCCCTACTTCTTGTGTGGCATTCCTTCTAAGCATACAACCCCTCTTACTTTTGGTAGGTCGGACCAATGTTAGGAATCCAAAATTCAGAATGAACACACAAAACACATAATTGTATTAAGGTTAACACAAACAATATGGTAAAGAAAACTCTCTCCGCCAGCCAAAGCCAATGCTTTCTCATGACAATAATTCTTTAGATGCCCTCCCCTCTAACTTCCCACAAACTTATATCCACACATCCTCTAAAACATGCTAACATAACTACCACAAAGATATAACTGACTCTAAAAAGCCACCTTTTTATTTTATCACTCCTAGAATATACAAGCCATGTTTTGGGCTTGTTTCCCTCATGATCCAATTTGTTTCACTCATGATCCAGTACTTGGTCCACATCTGAAAGGTTTTTTCATAATTTGGACTTCTTATTAAGAACCAAAAAATATCTTAGTATGTTTATTTCACAACTAATTTAGATCCTctcacttttttaaaaaaaattataatgatTAATCCAACACAAAAACATCTTTTGATCTGAGATTATtgtgttctaagctctaaactaAAGTTTTCTGGTAGTTCCATAGAGGAAAGCATTTTCCAAGAACCATGGAAAAGTTAATCTGGATCTGAGTGGATATTCTTGGAAGCATGTTCAACTCTGTGCTTTTATTTTTAGTGTTTCTCAAGTTTAGTTGTGGCTTGCCATGTAACATGGCTACATATGAAGAGAAGTTTTGGTAGAGAGTGAAAATGGCGGTGAGCAAAATATTTGAAGTGTAGAAGTAGAAAGCAATGATCAGTTGTAATCATGATGAATATTGGCAATTGGCAAATGAAACATCTTTGTGATTGTGTATCCATCATGTATATCTGTGTTATGTTTTGCCTACTAGTGACACAAGGAAGCAACTGTAATTTCTCTAACGCCTAAACAAAAATTAGTGGCCTTTTGAAAAGCAAGCATGAAAACATGAGCTATCAATCTACTGCAAATCTATGTTGGAATTTCATATAGTAATGGATCTGTCTTTTTGGTAATAAAATAAGCTGATCAGATTTATTGTGAGCCTTTGAGTCTGCTTGGAACAACTAGGTAGTTTAATTCTATctttttgttaatttttaattctcttttatatTGTTGCCTGCATATTTCTACAGTGATAATAGGCTTCATAATCATTACTGCCTATGAAATATCTGGTAACAAAAGAgttatattttaaatttcttagcaCAACTTGCAGTGTCCTCGAGATTTAGAAGAGCATGAACAACTGTCATCTACCAACCATGATACGTTGCCAGCAACCTCTTTAGGATTGCTTGTCGATACTAATCTGGACACTTCAACACCTGATACATACCAATCACCTCCTGCACCTTTGCCCTATGACACGAGTTTGGAGAGCCAATCAACATTGCCCGGAGATGTTGAGATTGGTGGCAACAAAACTGATCAAACACCTATACTGAATTCCCAGACGACAGGACAGAATAATGATTGTTTTGAAACATCAGACTGCAAGAAGAAAACTGACAGTGAGAAAAATTCCCCTAAAATTAATGAAGATGAGATCAGTAAGCCTGCCACAATTTCAGATGAGGAGGATGTTTGCCCTATTTGTCTTGAAGGTAGTTTTTGTTGGGGGTGCTTGAAGTGAATTATTTTTCCTGTATATGTTTCAACATCGGAACACAGTTATGATATTAAGTGATTAAGACTCGGTTATAGTTAGTTTCAAGTCTGACAACTTTTACTTGATCTGTTTTAGACTTTCAGCTGCATCTCATTTGTGCTAATTTGTTATCACCCTAGGATTCCTGGTTATTTTAAATACTTGATTATAGGCTTTCCCAATGCTCATTTAACTCTGCTTTTCTAGTTGAGATGCCTTATCTGATGAAGTATAACGACAGTATGCAGTTTTATGCCATGAACCATATGTATTATTTGGTGAAGATATTAGAACcatgttaaagtaaaaaaaaatatgaccTTTTATGCTGGTCCATGATATTTGCTATTCTTTTTGTCCTACATCTATTTGATTATAGTTTATTACAAATAAAGTTTATCCTGAAACAGTTCTTCGATTTGCTTATGAGAATAGT
The genomic region above belongs to Zingiber officinale cultivar Zhangliang chromosome 11A, Zo_v1.1, whole genome shotgun sequence and contains:
- the LOC122032198 gene encoding probable E3 ubiquitin-protein ligase RHB1A, producing MGGCCCCSSRGVESGQPPAYYYCPRDLEEHEQLSSTNHDTLPATSLGLLVDTNLDTSTPDTYQSPPAPLPYDTSLESQSTLPGDVEIGGNKTDQTPILNSQTTGQNNDCFETSDCKKKTDSEKNSPKINEDEISKPATISDEEDVCPICLEDYDAENPRISTKCEHHFHLSCILEWMERSDTCAICDQIMMIDNMYNTMALDQSP